In bacterium, the following are encoded in one genomic region:
- a CDS encoding glycosyltransferase family 4 protein, translated as MHIGFIEDTHLHGGTQIWVSEAARAFINKGEDVTVIAPLDSWVANECSKAGAHIIAYDWDRVVAKGDEFKKIWIEGLNNCDVAVCTVHPPRNGFHCAVFGAECIKQAGLDTILIPKTGTIVPEYLREFYLPDDSINIRIISITDFTRKYLIDNYKIPSEKVELIYQGTEVDRFTSSDENKAEALRRYPLCGTAAPVLGSVGSFEERKGQVILLEAVAKLADDSIPDIHLMLVGDGPDEEMLKAKVKTMNLEKNVTFFPFTNEPNYVFERIDILVLPSLYKEGLPNVLLEAMSMGLPVIASKLAGVPEVVFDGETGYMVKSWDQSGLIDAIVKLSSDKNNYLQMGKNARKLMEEKFDKRVQFNEFLKFFHKITGK; from the coding sequence ATGCATATCGGATTCATAGAAGATACACATCTTCATGGCGGGACTCAGATATGGGTTTCTGAAGCGGCCAGAGCTTTCATTAATAAAGGAGAGGATGTTACTGTTATTGCGCCTCTGGATAGCTGGGTAGCTAATGAATGTTCTAAAGCAGGAGCGCATATTATTGCATATGACTGGGACAGGGTTGTAGCCAAAGGCGATGAATTTAAAAAGATATGGATTGAAGGTCTGAATAATTGTGATGTTGCTGTTTGTACCGTGCATCCGCCGAGAAATGGATTTCACTGCGCTGTTTTTGGCGCTGAATGCATAAAACAAGCTGGTCTTGACACAATTCTTATACCAAAAACAGGAACTATTGTGCCTGAATATCTGAGGGAATTTTATCTTCCTGATGACTCCATTAATATAAGAATCATCAGTATCACAGACTTTACACGCAAGTATCTTATTGATAATTATAAAATACCTTCTGAGAAGGTTGAGCTAATCTATCAGGGAACAGAAGTTGACCGTTTTACTTCTTCAGATGAAAACAAAGCTGAAGCCTTGAGGCGTTATCCTCTTTGTGGTACTGCCGCTCCGGTTCTGGGCTCAGTTGGCTCTTTTGAAGAAAGAAAAGGACAGGTCATTCTTCTCGAGGCGGTTGCAAAGCTCGCAGATGATTCTATTCCTGACATTCACTTGATGCTTGTTGGAGACGGGCCGGATGAAGAAATGTTGAAAGCAAAAGTCAAAACAATGAATCTTGAAAAAAACGTGACATTCTTCCCTTTTACTAATGAACCAAATTATGTTTTTGAAAGAATTGATATACTAGTTCTTCCCAGCCTCTATAAGGAGGGTTTGCCAAATGTCCTGCTTGAAGCAATGTCTATGGGACTGCCCGTTATAGCGTCGAAATTAGCAGGAGTGCCTGAAGTTGTCTTTGATGGAGAAACAGGATATATGGTAAAATCCTGGGACCAGAGCGGGCTTATAGATGCGATTGTCAAACTCTCCTCAGATAAAAACAATTACCTGCAGATGGGCAAAAACGCTCGTAAGCTTATGGAAGAAAAATTTGATAAAAGAGTGCAGTTTAATGAATTCCTAAAGTTCTTTCACAAGATCACAGGTAAATAA